From Oryza brachyantha chromosome 9, ObraRS2, whole genome shotgun sequence, a single genomic window includes:
- the LOC102704363 gene encoding phytoene synthase 3, chloroplastic-like, producing the protein MLSTTSLAASPACVHRRRHGVFFLAPRRGGAAFLARVEPAGSPGAVRAAGSNPIGCLELEPWSGAAAPLPGHLVAAPADDDVLGAVSSEKRVHDVVLKQAALAARPLTPVLPLAEREPERVAGSGGLKAAFDRCGEVCKEYAKTFYLATQLMTPERRRAIWAIYVWCRRTDELVDGPNASHMSALALDRWESRLEDAFAGRPYDMLDAALAHTVAAFPVDIQPFRDMIQGMRLDLTKPRYGTFDELYLYCYYVAGTVGLMTVPVMGISPDSTAATETVYRGALALGLANQLTNILRDVGEDARRGRIYLPLDELEMAGLSEDDIFSGRVTDRWRGFMRGQITRARAFFRQAEEGAAELNQESRWPVWASLLLYRQILDEIEANDYNNFTKRAYVPKAKKIVALPKAYYRSLMLPSSQRHFSSLT; encoded by the exons ATGCTGTCCACCACTAGcttggcggcgtcgccggcttgcgtccaccggcggcggcacggggtGTTCTTTCTCGCGCCGAGGCGTGGTGGGGCGGCGTTCTTGGCCAGGGTCGAGCCCGCGGGGAGCCCGGGCGCcgtgcgcgccgccggctccaATCCCATTGGCTGCCTCGAGCTGGAGCCGTggagcggcgccgccgcgccgctgcctGGCCACCTGGTCGCGGCGCCCGCGGACGACGACGTGCTCGGCGCCGTGTCGTCCGAGAAGAGGGTGCACGACGTCGTGCTGAAGCAGGCGGCGCTCGCGGCGAGGCCTCTGACGCCGGTGCTGCCGTTGGCAGAGCGAGAGCCGGAGCGcgtcgccggcagcggcggcctgAAGGCGGCCTTCGATCGCTGCGGCGAGGTCTGCAAGGAGTACGCCAAGACATTCTACCTcg CAACGCAGCTGATGAcgccggagaggaggagggcgatCTGGGCGATATACG TGTGGTGTAGGAGAACGGACGAGCTGGTGGACGGGCCGAACGCGTCGCACATGTCGGCGCTGGCGCTCGACCGGTGGGAGTCGCGGCTGGAGGACGCCTTCGCCGGGCGCCCCTACGACATGCTCGACGCCGCGCTCGCCCacaccgtcgccgccttccccgtcgACATCCAGCCGTTCAGGGACATGATCCAGGGGATGCGCCTCGACCTCACCAAGCCCCGCTACGGCACCTTCGACGAGCTCTACCTCTACTGCTACTACGTCGCCGGCACCGTCGGCCTCATGACGGTGCCGGTCATGGGCATCTCGCCGGACTCCACGGCGGCCACCGAGACGGTCTACAGGGGCGCGCTGGCGCTCGGCCTCGCCAACCAGCTCACCAACATACTCAGAGACGTCGGCGAAGA CGCAAGAAGAGGCAGGATCTATCTCCCGCTGGACGAGCTCGAGATGGCCGGCCTCTCTGAAGACGACATCTTCAGTGGCCGTGTCACCGACAGATGGAGAGGCTTCATGAGAGGCCAGATCACGAGAGCGAGAGCGTTCTTCAGACAGGCCGAGGAAGGCGCCGCCGAGCTCAATCAGGAGAGCCGATGGCCG GTTTGGGCTTCTCTACTTCTGTACCGACAAATCCTTGACGAGATCGAGGCAAACGAttacaacaacttcaccaagAGGGCCTATGTCCCAAAGGCAAAGAAGATCGTGGCTCTGCCTAAAGCTTACTACAGATCACTCATGCTTCCTTCTTCCCAGAGGCACTTCTCTAGCCTAACATGA